A single region of the Triticum dicoccoides isolate Atlit2015 ecotype Zavitan chromosome 2B, WEW_v2.0, whole genome shotgun sequence genome encodes:
- the LOC119361090 gene encoding uncharacterized protein LOC119361090, with amino-acid sequence MARARVRHAGAGIADDVLREVFARLPGLQDLLRCAATCKRWFRLITDPAFLRQVGLWPETARRPSVLVGIFSQRSEPGTPVQPLKRKLRAPPEFLSLGSGGAHLRFNSFVDDDDDGLFHLARPLASRRGFLLVRVLLPDREKLHLAVCRPLIDRRGTHLLPVAPFEPSPTSLDRDAVGWALLTSADNGDDGYANSDDRRQSTFQVLLIYTDEDGLMYTCSYSSSLRIWSVPTECCRAPDLTRCGPRAGVVTHGDGGTAHWLYRDSRSFYAVGVSSATAHASLTKIPIEFRHGGLQPPLLCTVEEGGSISFVNIREHGMLELWTKQEQDAGSHDHACEGDWLHSDLANLGDERIDLVFFAEKRGALLVQQGGGFFTIDLTSKEKMSVELKDKKSRRGATKYVRWTFCTSTWCSSIFQIRCNFTTPVLYEMDCVFDPCLFSLGGSKAGEEQEINKQFR; translated from the coding sequence ATGGCCAGGGCACGCGTACGCCACGCCGGCGCCGGAATCGCCGACGACGTCCTCCGCGAAGTCTTCGCGCGCCTGCCGGGCTTGCAGGACCTTCTCCGGTGCGCGGCGACGTGCAAGCGATGGTTCCGCCTCATCACGGACCCGGCCTTTCTTCGGCAGGTCGGCCTCTGGCCGGAGACGGCGCGCCGCCCGTCAGTCCTCGTCGGGATCTTCTCCCAGAGATCAGAGCCCGGAACACCGGTCCAGCCCTTGAAGAGGAAACTGCGTGCCCCTCCGGAGTTCTTAAGCCTTGGTTCCGGCGGCGCGCACCTGAGGTTCAACTCGTtcgtcgacgacgacgacgacgggctttTCCACCTCGCGAGGCCACTGGCGTCGCGCCGCGGTTTCCTCCTCGTGCGCGTCTTGTTGCCTGACCGTGAGAAGCTCCATCTAGCGGTGTGCCGCCCTCTGATCGACAGGCGGGGCACACATCTTCTCCCAGTGGCTCCCTTCGAGCCAAGCCCCACGTCCCTGGATAGAGATGCAGTTGGCTGGGCGCTTCTCACAAGCGCAGACAATGGCGACGATGGCTATGCAAATTCAGACGACCGGCGCCAATCTACGTTCCAAGTTCTTCTGATTTACACGGATGAGGACGGACTTATGTACACATGCTCCTACTCCTCGTCCTTGCGTATTTGGAGCGTGCCTACCGAGTGTTGCCGAGCTCCAGATCTTACTAGGTGTGGGCCGCGCGCTGGCGTTGTCACCCACGGCGACGGCGGCACTGCGCATTGGTTGTACAGAGATAGTAGAAGCTTCTACGCAGTCGGTGTAAGCAGCGCCACGGCACATGCCTCTTTGACCAAGATACCAATCGAGTTCCGCCATGGCGGTCTACAGCCGCCATTACTGTGCACTGTCGAGGAAGGCGGAAGTATCTCGTTTGTCAATATACGAGAACATGGCATGCTAGAGCTTTGGACCAAGCAAGAACAGGATGCTGGTAGCCATGATCATGCTTGTGAGGGTGACTGGCTACACTCCGACTTGGCGAATCTGGGCGACGAGAGAATAGACTTGGTCTTCTTTGCAGAGAAAAGAGGCGCCTTACTTGTCCAGCAGGGTGGCGGGTTCTTCACTATCGACCTCACGAGTAAGGAGAAAATGTCGGTTGAGCTCAAGGACAAGAAATCGAGACGTGGCGCGACCAAGTATGTGAGATGGACTTTTTGTACCAGTACTTGGTGCAGTAGTATATTTCAAATACGATGTAATTTTACCACCCCTGTGCTGTACGAGATGGACTGCGTATTTGACCCATGCCTTTTCTCGCTGGGCGGGTCCAAGGCGGGAGAAGAGCAAGAGATTAATAAACAGTTTCGCTAA
- the LOC119361091 gene encoding uncharacterized protein LOC119361091: MARARVRHAGGEIADDDMLREVFARLQGLQDLLRCAATCKRWLHLVSDPAFLRRVGLWPETARHPSVLVGIFSQNAYPTSKHLPLNDSPPSFLSLQAGGAHLTFDSFVPNDDGLFNLARPLASRRGLLLMRIMPPTRVDCYPSHEVREKLHLVACRPLIDRQRRLLPPISFPTNHGYGYFDRDLDLDLDWNLTGCALLTDEDHAVIDDLDQRRRQQPAFQVLLTYTGSSGTLYVYTYSSATNSWSSPTMCRPASYLTRCGPFAGVVARGTVHWLYMDETSFYTLNVSVATTHVSLTKIPIKVRAGEQRRPPCPCVTGEGRLSLVSIRDHGVLELWTKQGQDDDNRGCEIGGDRWLCSDLINLGSEERINLVFFAERRAVLLVEQRGAFFTIDLKSKKKASIDLKGEEMQHFKGAYRFPANLCSSSWCSGLHYGLKMCGYNKPVLYEVDWSIPVAGEAT; this comes from the coding sequence ATGGCGCGTGCACGCGTACGCCACGCCGGCGGCGAGATCGCGGACGACGACATGCTCCGCGAAGTCTTCGCGCGCCTGCAGGGCTTGCAGGACCTCCTCCGCTGCGCAGCCACCTGCAAGCGGTGGCTCCACCTCGTCAGTGACCCGGCCTTCCTCCGACGCGTGGGCCTCTGGCCGGAGACGGCCCGCCACCCGTCAGTCCTCGTCGGGATCTTCTCCCAGAACGCGTACCCAACCAGCAAGCACCTGCCCCTGAACGACAGCCCTCCGAGCTTCCTGAGCCTTCAGGCCGGCGGCGCCCATCTCACCTTCGACTCCTTCGTCCCCAACGACGACGGGCTCTTCAACCTGGCAAGGCCACTCGCATCGCGACGCGGCCTTCTCCTCATGCGCATCATGCCGCCTACCCGGGTCGACTGCTACCCCAGCCATGAAGTCCGTGAAAAGCTTCATCTGGTGGCATGCCGCCCTCTGATCGACAGGCAGCGTAGACTTCTACCGCCGATTTCCTTCCCCACGAACCATGGATATGGGTACTTCGACAGAGACTTGGACTTAGACTTGGACTGGAACCTAACCGGCTGCGCGCTTCTTACCGACGAGGATCACGCTGTCATTGACGATTTGGATCAGCGACGACGACAACAACCGGCGTTTCAGGTGCTCTTGACTTACACCGGCAGCAGCGGCACCTTGTATGTCTACACGTACTCCTCTGCCACAAACAGTTGGAGCTCGCCCACCATGTGTCGACCGGCTTCATACCTCACCAGGTGTGGGCCGTTTGCTGGTGTCGTCGCCCGTGGCACCGTGCACTGGCTGTACATGGACGAGACAAGTTTCTACACGCTCAATGTATCTGTTGCCACGACACATGTTTCTTTGACCAAGATCCCCATCAAGGTCCGCGCCGGTGAGCAGCGGCGGCCACCGTGTCCATGTGTCACCGGAGAAGGAAGGCTTTCACTAGTTAGTATACGAGACCATGGCGTGCTAGAGCTTTGGACAAAGCAAGGACAAGATGACGACAATCGTGGCTGCGAGATTGGCGGCGATAGGTGGTTGTGCTCCGACCTGATAAATCTCGGAAGCGAGGAGAGAATAAACCTCGTCTTCTTCGCGGAGAGGAGAGCTGTGCTGCTCGTCGAGCAGCGTGGTGCGTTTTTCACCATCGACCTCAAGAGTAAGAAAAAGGCATCCATTGATCTCAAGGGCGAGGAAATGCAGCATTTCAAAGGCGCATACAGGTTTCCAGCGAATCTATGCAGTAGTAGTTGGTGTAGTGGATTGCACTACGGCCTGAAAATGTGTGGATACAACAAACCTGTGTTGTACGAGGTGGATTGGTCCATTCCTGTCGCAGGGGAGGCGACATGA
- the LOC119361092 gene encoding uncharacterized protein LOC119361092: protein MQPPPATGDALAECLRLLAELPAAAASSPAFRRHCVCGGPPLGHLHTVSLLSSSAASLSQLAADARLLVSPSPAGGEGGGSDSLLPRLRLGSAVSRAAALDSLAESVGSLPASHSAAAVSAVAAMLDSGDLLPASRDKAVSVLAAFASSDAGCLFLAQESGTVVPHLCRALESGGASAEQACVALEPLTASSRDAAAAVSARGGVAALLVACAAGTPASQAAAAGVLRNIAAFPDLLPAFRDEGALPLIVQLVSLGTPRTQELALGCLQNLTASDGDEGQRFKVEAFQEGALGCVKDFLESCRGDQPGLAPAFGLLRNMATFRYIAEIAVSAGFVSHVLAALGSDRASTRTEAAMALAELCSVSSSSKARKEAGGAMPRLIWMLEAKAVAERDAAARALATLVVAASSHRKAFKKDEMGIVNAVQLLDPAVRGADKRFPVSLLLAVAQSRRCRKQMVAAGACGFLQGLLAAEVDGAKKLSECLGRGKMLGVFPRT, encoded by the exons ATGCAACCGCCGCCGGCCACCGGCGACGCGCTCGCGGAGTGCCTCCGCCTCCTGGCCGAGCTCCCCGCCGCGGCCGCTTCCTCCCCGGCCTTCCGCCGCCACTG CGTCTGCGGCGGCCCTCCCCTCGGCCACCTCCACACCGTCTCGCtcctctcctcctccgccgcctcgctcTCCCAGCTCGCGGCCGACGCGCGCCTGCTCGTCTCCCCATCCCCGGCCGGGGGCGAAGGTGGCGGATCGGATAGCCTGCTACCCCGCCTCCGGCTTGGCTCCGCCGTCTCCCGCGCCGCGGCGCTGGACTCGCTCGCCGAGTCCGTCGGTTCCCTGCCGGCGtcgcactccgccgccgccgtctccgcgGTCGCCGCGATGCTcgactccggcgacctcctcccggCCTCGCGCGACAAGGCCGTGTCCGTGCTCGCCGCCTTCGCGTCCTCCGACGCCGGCTGCCTGTTCCTGGCCCAGGAGTCAGGCACCGTCGTGCCCCACCTCTGCCGCGCGCTGGAGTCCGGCGGTGCCAGCGCTGAGCAGGCGTGCGTTGCCCTGGAGCCGCTCACCGCCTCGTCACGGGACGCGGCGGCGGCCGTCTCGGCGCGCGGCGGCGTGGCCGCGCTCCTCGTGGCTTGCGCCGCCGGCACCCCGGCGTCGCAGGCCGCCGCCGCGGGCGTGCTCCGGAACATCGCCGCGTTCCCGGACCTGCTCCCCGCGTTCCGCGACGAGGGCGCGCTCCCGCTGATCGTGCAGCTCGTCTCACTCGGCACGCCGCGGACGCAGGAGCTCGCGCTTGGCTGCCTCCAGAACTTGACGGCCAGCGATGGCGACGAGGGGCAGAGGTTCAAGGTCGAGGCTTTCCAAGAAGGCGCGCTCGGCTGCGTCAAGGACTTCCTGGAGTCCTGCCGCGGCGACCAGCCGGGTCTCGCGCCGGCATTCGGGCTCCTCCGCAACATGGCCACCTTCCGCTACATCGCCGAGATAGCGGTGTCCGCCGGCTTCGTCAGCCACGTCCTGGCCGCGCTGGGCAGCGACAGGGCCAGCACCCGCACAGAGGCCGCCATGGCGCTGGCGGAGCTGTGCagcgtcagcagcagcagcaaggcaAGGAAGGAGGCCGGGGGCGCGATGCCGAGGCTGATCTGGATGCTGGAGGCCAAGGCCGTGGCCGAGAGGGACGCCGCGGCGAGGGCGCTGGCGACGCTGGTGGTGGCGGCAAGCAGCCACCGGAAGGCGTTCAAGAAAGACGAGATGGGCATAGTGAACGCGGTCCAGCTGCTGGACCCGGCCGTCCGGGGCGCCGACAAGCGGTTCCCCGTGTCGCTGCTGCTGGCCGTGGCGCAGTCCCGGCGGTGCCGGAAGCAGATGGTGGCCGCCGGCGCGTGCGGGTTCCTGCAGGGGCTCCTGGCCGCTGAGGTGGACGGCGCAAAGAAGCTCTCCGAGTGCCTCGGCAGGGGCAAGATGCTCGGCGTGTTCCCCCGGACATGA